From Chryseobacterium sp. IHB B 17019, one genomic window encodes:
- a CDS encoding endo-beta-N-acetylglucosaminidase family protein yields MMKHANYSFALCLFAAIMLLIQCRNEDESDSQPSVPSHGQNFDKLIAYKNSDHQLSVGYYRTWRDSATASGNLPTMKWLPDSLDMVMVFPDYTPDNNPYWNTLKNKYVPYLHKRGTKAIITLGDLSSAVTTGTQDSIGYSSWAQGIYNKWVGQYNLDGIDIDVESTPSGTTLTKFVAATKALSKYFGPKSSTGKAFIYDTNMPPTSFFIQTASRYNYVFLQAYGKNTSYLTTVSGQYAPYISMKKFLPGFSFYEENGYPNNYWNDVTYPQNGTGHAYNFASWQPASGKKGGVFSYGIDRDAPLISAYDNVLRKPNFKVTKDLIKIMNP; encoded by the coding sequence ATGATGAAACATGCAAATTACTCTTTTGCATTATGCCTCTTTGCAGCCATAATGCTTCTTATTCAATGTAGAAACGAAGACGAATCAGATTCCCAACCATCTGTTCCATCACACGGACAAAATTTCGACAAGCTCATAGCTTACAAAAACAGTGACCATCAGCTTTCGGTCGGCTATTACAGGACGTGGAGAGACAGCGCAACAGCAAGCGGAAATCTTCCCACAATGAAATGGCTTCCGGACAGTCTGGACATGGTAATGGTTTTCCCGGATTATACCCCTGATAATAACCCTTATTGGAACACTTTAAAAAATAAATATGTTCCTTATCTTCATAAAAGAGGAACCAAAGCAATCATTACACTTGGAGATTTGAGCAGTGCAGTAACTACCGGAACCCAGGATTCCATAGGATATTCGTCCTGGGCCCAGGGAATTTACAATAAATGGGTGGGACAATACAATTTAGACGGTATCGATATCGATGTGGAGAGCACTCCAAGTGGCACAACTCTTACCAAATTTGTTGCCGCCACAAAAGCTTTATCTAAATATTTTGGACCGAAATCTTCTACGGGTAAAGCATTTATTTATGACACCAATATGCCTCCAACATCATTCTTTATTCAGACGGCTTCCCGATACAACTACGTATTCCTTCAGGCTTATGGAAAAAACACTTCTTATCTTACAACGGTATCCGGACAGTATGCTCCATATATCAGCATGAAGAAGTTTTTACCGGGTTTTTCATTTTATGAAGAAAACGGTTATCCAAACAATTACTGGAATGATGTGACATATCCGCAAAACGGAACCGGACATGCTTACAATTTTGCAAGCTGGCAACCCGCTTCGGGGAAAAAAGGCGGTGTTTTCTCGTATGGAATAGACAGGGATGCACCATTGATCTCAGCCTACGATAATGTTCTTCGAAAACCTAATTTTAAAGTAACAAAAGATCTCATCAAAATTATGAATCCTTAA
- the alaS gene encoding alanine--tRNA ligase, with protein sequence MTSQEIRQKFLDYFKSKDHLIVPSAPIVLKDDPTLMFSNSGMTQFKDFFLGYKTPTASRIADTQKCLRVSGKHNDLDDVGRDTYHHTMFEMLGNWSFGDYFKKDAIAFAWELLTEVYGIPKENIYVTIFEGDASENLERDQDAYDFWKSHISEDRIINGNKKDNFWEMGASGPCGPCSEIHVDLRTPEEKAKVSGLELVNNDHPQVVEIWNLVFMQYNRKADGELENLPAKHIDTGMGFERLCMALQGKSSNYDTDVFTPLIAKVEELSGKKYTGILEDEKDIAIRVVVDHIRAVSFAIADGQLPSNGGAGYVIRRILRRAISYSYRFLDRKEPFLFELVSVLKDQMGPFFPELGKQGKLVTEVIKSEEDSFLKTIENGLIRVEKLIQQTIANNSNVLPSEEVFELYDTYGFPDDLTRIIAEEKGLTIDEAGFEAEMEKQKLRSKADSAQKVYDWVTLEEREENFVGYDQIEAETYITRYRKVENKDGEFYQVVLSNSPFYPEGGGQVGDKGVLENAVESFEVLETKKENGLIISLINGLPKDAGALFYAKVNATDRKNSQANHSVTHLLHEALREVLGTHVEQKGSYVGPDYLRFDFSHFNKMTEEELALIEEKVNAKIKESIALQEFRNIPIKEAIDKGAMALFGEKYGDSVRMIQFGSSKELCGGTHVKNTSEIGHFKITSESSAAAGIRRIEAISGDKSDEYFKGLEKQMIELSQLLKSKDVVRSIEKLIEENSSLKSEIEAFKKEKAKGEIGDWKNAYEQKGDKQLLVRKTSLDAGSVKDIVFQLKKEIPTSVTIILSNADDKPMITVGVSDDLAASYQAGTIVKDLAKEIQGGGGGNPGFATAGGKNLDGLENAYQKALNI encoded by the coding sequence ATGACATCACAAGAGATACGTCAAAAATTTTTAGATTATTTTAAAAGTAAAGACCACCTTATCGTTCCTTCGGCGCCGATTGTGCTGAAAGACGACCCTACTCTAATGTTTTCCAACTCAGGAATGACGCAGTTCAAGGATTTTTTCTTAGGCTACAAGACACCTACCGCCTCAAGAATTGCCGATACACAAAAGTGTCTGAGAGTTTCCGGGAAACATAATGATTTGGATGATGTAGGTAGAGATACTTATCACCACACCATGTTTGAGATGTTGGGGAACTGGTCTTTTGGTGATTACTTTAAGAAAGATGCTATTGCTTTTGCCTGGGAATTGTTGACGGAAGTTTACGGAATTCCGAAAGAAAATATTTATGTAACAATTTTTGAAGGAGACGCTTCCGAGAATCTGGAAAGAGATCAGGATGCTTATGACTTCTGGAAATCTCACATTTCGGAAGACAGGATAATCAACGGAAATAAGAAAGATAATTTCTGGGAAATGGGTGCGAGCGGACCTTGTGGACCTTGCTCAGAAATCCATGTTGATTTGAGAACTCCGGAAGAAAAAGCTAAGGTTTCAGGGCTTGAACTGGTAAATAATGACCACCCTCAAGTTGTTGAAATCTGGAATCTCGTTTTCATGCAATATAACCGTAAGGCAGACGGAGAATTAGAAAATCTTCCAGCAAAACATATTGACACAGGGATGGGCTTCGAGCGTCTTTGTATGGCACTTCAGGGGAAGTCTTCCAATTATGACACGGATGTTTTCACGCCTTTAATTGCTAAGGTTGAAGAGCTTTCAGGTAAAAAATACACGGGAATTTTAGAAGACGAAAAAGATATTGCGATCCGTGTTGTGGTAGATCACATCAGGGCGGTTTCTTTTGCGATTGCAGACGGACAATTGCCTTCAAACGGAGGCGCAGGCTACGTTATCAGAAGAATTTTGAGAAGGGCCATTTCTTATTCTTACCGATTTTTAGATAGAAAAGAACCTTTCCTTTTTGAATTGGTTTCAGTTCTTAAAGATCAGATGGGACCATTCTTCCCTGAATTGGGAAAACAAGGAAAATTGGTAACCGAAGTTATTAAAAGTGAGGAAGATTCATTCTTAAAAACAATTGAAAACGGCTTGATCAGAGTTGAAAAATTAATTCAGCAGACAATTGCAAATAACTCGAACGTTTTACCAAGCGAAGAAGTTTTTGAATTATATGATACTTATGGTTTCCCTGATGATCTAACAAGAATTATTGCGGAAGAAAAAGGCTTAACTATCGATGAAGCAGGATTTGAAGCTGAAATGGAGAAACAAAAACTTCGTTCAAAAGCTGATTCTGCTCAGAAAGTTTACGATTGGGTAACTTTAGAGGAAAGAGAAGAAAACTTCGTAGGGTACGACCAAATTGAAGCGGAAACATACATTACAAGATACAGAAAAGTAGAAAATAAAGACGGCGAATTTTATCAGGTTGTGTTGAGCAACTCTCCTTTCTACCCTGAAGGCGGTGGACAGGTTGGTGATAAAGGCGTTCTTGAAAATGCTGTTGAAAGTTTCGAAGTTTTAGAAACGAAAAAGGAAAACGGATTAATTATTTCATTAATCAATGGTCTTCCGAAAGATGCAGGCGCACTTTTCTATGCTAAAGTAAATGCAACCGACAGAAAAAATTCTCAGGCCAATCACTCGGTAACTCACCTTTTACATGAGGCTTTGAGAGAGGTTTTGGGAACTCACGTTGAGCAGAAAGGCTCTTACGTTGGTCCTGATTATCTGCGTTTTGACTTCTCGCATTTTAATAAAATGACGGAAGAAGAGCTGGCTTTGATTGAAGAAAAAGTGAATGCAAAAATCAAGGAAAGTATTGCTTTACAGGAATTCAGAAATATCCCGATTAAAGAAGCGATCGACAAAGGTGCAATGGCTTTGTTTGGTGAAAAATATGGAGACAGCGTAAGAATGATCCAGTTCGGAAGTTCAAAGGAACTCTGTGGTGGAACTCACGTGAAAAATACGAGTGAAATCGGGCATTTTAAAATTACTTCCGAAAGTTCTGCAGCTGCGGGAATCAGAAGGATTGAAGCTATTTCAGGAGATAAATCTGATGAATATTTCAAAGGTTTAGAAAAACAAATGATTGAGCTTTCTCAATTGTTAAAATCTAAAGATGTCGTAAGATCAATCGAGAAATTAATTGAGGAAAATTCTTCTTTAAAATCAGAAATTGAAGCTTTCAAAAAAGAAAAAGCAAAAGGAGAAATCGGCGACTGGAAAAATGCTTACGAACAAAAAGGTGATAAGCAGCTTTTAGTGAGGAAAACCTCTCTGGATGCAGGCTCTGTAAAAGATATCGTGTTCCAGTTGAAGAAAGAAATCCCGACTTCGGTGACAATTATTCTTTCAAATGCAGACGACAAACCGATGATTACCGTTGGTGTTTCCGATGATTTGGCAGCAAGTTACCAGGCAGGGACAATCGTTAAAGATTTAGCTAAAGAAATCCAAGGCGGCGGCGGTGGAAATCCGGGCTTCGCAACAGCTGGAGGAAAAAATCTTGACGGATTAGAAAATGCCTACCAAAAAGCATTAAATATTTAA
- a CDS encoding sigma-70 family RNA polymerase sigma factor encodes MTKNETIKSWVEQYSGPLLRRAVYLLSDKVEAEDVVQEVFIAAVSSFDSFEGKSQPLTWLMTILNRKVADFYRRKYKSDPQINLDHFFDETGSWKNNNVLNDWDASSKETELLDDKDFNKTLEDCIEDLPSRWKIPMKMYYLEEKKAPEVSQELNISTTNLWKILQRSRMQLRECLEFNWFAKL; translated from the coding sequence ATGACGAAAAATGAAACGATAAAAAGCTGGGTAGAGCAATACTCAGGGCCATTGCTGAGACGGGCGGTCTACCTGCTGTCGGATAAAGTGGAGGCAGAAGATGTTGTTCAGGAAGTTTTTATTGCTGCTGTTTCGTCTTTTGATTCTTTTGAGGGTAAAAGCCAGCCTTTGACTTGGCTGATGACAATTCTAAACAGAAAAGTTGCCGATTTTTACCGTAGAAAATATAAATCTGACCCCCAAATAAACCTCGATCATTTTTTTGACGAAACCGGTTCGTGGAAAAATAATAATGTTCTGAATGATTGGGATGCTTCAAGCAAAGAAACCGAGCTTCTGGATGATAAAGATTTTAATAAAACATTGGAAGATTGTATTGAGGATTTGCCCTCCAGATGGAAAATCCCCATGAAAATGTATTATCTTGAAGAAAAAAAAGCACCGGAAGTGAGTCAGGAATTAAATATTTCTACGACTAATCTTTGGAAGATCTTACAGCGAAGCAGAATGCAATTGAGAGAATGTCTGGAATTTAACTGGTTTGCAAAGTTATAA
- a CDS encoding DUF417 family protein translates to MNGTTPMTSQRSPTYKLGYYTSLFGAALILLWIGIFKFTPTEAAAIKPLVENHFLTFWIYKTLSIQTVSNAIGVIEIIIALLLLFSVKFASLKKFAGIGMIITFLVTLSYLFTTPGVWKIVDGVPITDFFILKDLMLLGFGLMILNEKNE, encoded by the coding sequence ATGAACGGAACTACACCAATGACCAGCCAACGGAGCCCGACTTATAAGCTCGGTTATTACACTTCACTTTTCGGGGCGGCACTTATTTTACTCTGGATCGGAATTTTCAAATTCACGCCCACAGAAGCTGCAGCAATAAAACCTTTAGTAGAAAACCACTTTCTTACTTTTTGGATATATAAAACTCTCAGTATTCAGACTGTGTCAAATGCTATCGGAGTGATAGAAATTATCATTGCTTTACTTTTACTATTTAGTGTGAAATTTGCATCACTAAAGAAGTTTGCCGGAATCGGGATGATCATCACTTTTCTGGTCACACTGAGCTACCTGTTTACAACTCCCGGAGTTTGGAAAATAGTAGATGGAGTGCCCATCACAGATTTTTTCATCTTAAAAGATCTGATGCTTTTAGGATTTGGATTAATGATTTTAAATGAAAAAAATGAATAA